Proteins encoded within one genomic window of Scomber japonicus isolate fScoJap1 chromosome 16, fScoJap1.pri, whole genome shotgun sequence:
- the insm1b gene encoding insulinoma-associated protein 1b: MPKGFLVKRNKKSAHVSYRTRSDEDDLQEPPKPAALPSQANPSPPMSVASSPDRAAASPNFTAAEAPVPRMGKPAQFGNPEAVCQALYSPTRPISKEHDRGYFERSFNLGSPISAESFPTPASLSGLDHLLYAPVDLKIGTSNSSRSGTTSSNLPAPSNRVGTKRPAGDGPERKPKPAPKKPKAIRKLNFEDEVTTSPVLGLKIKEGPVEVKPRAQSSGGNKPLGEFVCQLCKEAYADPFSLAQHKCSRIVRVEYRCPECDKMFSCPANLASHRRWHKPRTTGAPAMPPAQGIKAEMAKMPPLGVKSVSDEAKDMSDRDTPSPGLSESGSEDGSYDCQFCGKRFKRQAYLRKHIMGHQALQKKVLEEHGFQTSDRAAEQAPVPTSSATPSSSASSSSSSSSSSSSSEEVSNQSPLNLSPVDCLLCPVCGESFTSRAGQERHLRLMHSSQIYPCKYCPATLYSSPGLTRHINKCHPSENRQVILLQMPVRPAC; encoded by the coding sequence ATGCCCAAAGGATTCCTggtaaaaagaaacaagaaatctGCACATGTTTCCTACAGGACTCGCTCAGACGAAGATGACCTCCAGGAGCCACCCAAACCAGCTGCCTTGCCGAGTCAGGCGAACCCCTCCCCGCCGATGTCCGTGGCGTCCAGTCCGGACCGCGCCGCAGCATCGCCGAATTTCACAGCAGCTGAAGCGCCGGTGCCAAGAATGGGGAAGCCGGCGCAGTTCGGCAACCCCGAGGCGGTGTGCCAAGCCCTCTACAGCCCCACCCGGCCCATCAGCAAGGAGCACGACAGGGGATATTTTGAGCGAAGTTTCAATCTGGGCTCGCCTATTTCTGCCGAGTCATTCCCGACACCTGCATCCCTCTCCGGCCTGGATCATCTCCTCTACGCTCCGGTCGACCTGAAAATCGGTACCAGCAACAGCAGCCGCAGCGGCACCACCAGCAGCAACCTCCCGGCACCAAGCAATCGGGTCGGCACCAAAAGACCTGCAGGTGACGGTCCAGAACGCAAGCCTAAACCCGCCCCCAAGAAACCCAAAGCCATTAGAAAACTCAACTTTGAAGACGAGGTGACGACTTCTCCTGTGCTCGGTCTCAAAATCAAAGAGGGGCCGGTGGAGGTGAAGCCGAGGGCGCAGTCCTCCGGAGGAAACAAGCCTTTGGGGGAGTTTGTGTGTCAGCTGTGTAAGGAGGCGTACGCTGATCCTTTCTCCCTGGCTCAGCACAAGTGCTCCCGCATCGTCAGGGTCGAGTACCGGTGTCCCGAGTGTGATAAGATGTTCAGCTGCCCGGCCAACCTCGCCTCTCACCGCCGCTGGCACAAACCCAGGACCACCGGCGCACCGGCGATGCCACCCGCACAGGGCATCAAAGCTGAAATGGCCAAAATGCCACCACTAGGTGTCAAGTCAGTCTCCGACGAAGCCAAAGACATGAGCGACAGAGACACCCCGAGTCCAGGTCTGTCCGAGTCGGGCTCTGAAGATGGCTCATATGACTGCCAGTTCTGCGGGAAGAGGTTTAAGCGACAGGCATACCTAAGAAAACACATCATGGGACACCAGGCCTTGCAAAAGAAAGTGCTGGAGGAGCACGGGTTTCAAACCAGCGACCGCGCAGCAGAGCAGGCTCCGGTGCCAACCTCCTCcgccaccccctcctcctcagcatcatcatcatcatcatcctcatcctcatcatcatcctcagaGGAAGTCTCAAACCAAAGCCCCCTCAATCTAAGCCCGGTGGACTGCCTGCTGTGCCCGGTGTGCGGGGAGAGTTTTACCAGCAGGGCCGGCCAGGAGAGACACCTGCGCCTCATGCACTCCTCCCAGATTTACCCGTGCAAATACTGCCCCGCCACTCTCTACAGCTCGCCGGGGCTCACCAGGCACATAAACAAGTGCCACCCCTCTGAGAACAGGCAGGTGATCCTGCTCCAAATGCCGGTGCGCCCCGCCTGCTAA